In one Bradyrhizobium cosmicum genomic region, the following are encoded:
- a CDS encoding bifunctional helix-turn-helix transcriptional regulator/GNAT family N-acetyltransferase: MLDPVSRVRRFNRAVTSAVGALDTSFLGRGRPLGAARVLNAIGHGRSDVADIRDYLGLDSGLMSRLLRGLEDEGMVETSAHDGDARRRVAKLTRAGRREFAAYEALSNTQAESFLAQHSRREALLAAMDLVASALTRERVALAEMDPQSDEARYCLGEYYAELGRRFKQGFDVSLSRDPDAKDMRRPCGTFIVAMSDTLPIGCVGLKGTDHGYAEIKRLWVAPAARGLRLGRLLMDATEDAARGLGIALLRLDTNSALAEAGQLYRTTGWREIPRFNDDPYPDLFFEKRL, from the coding sequence ATGCTCGATCCCGTTTCCCGCGTCCGCCGCTTCAACCGTGCCGTCACGTCCGCCGTCGGCGCGCTCGATACTTCGTTCCTCGGGCGCGGCCGGCCGCTGGGCGCAGCGCGCGTGCTCAACGCGATCGGCCATGGACGCTCGGATGTTGCCGATATCCGCGACTATCTCGGCCTCGATTCCGGGCTGATGAGCCGGCTGCTGCGCGGCCTTGAGGATGAAGGGATGGTGGAGACCTCCGCGCACGACGGCGATGCAAGGCGGCGCGTGGCGAAGCTGACGCGCGCGGGCCGGCGCGAATTCGCGGCCTATGAGGCGCTGTCGAACACACAGGCGGAGAGCTTCCTGGCGCAACATTCGCGGCGCGAGGCGCTGCTGGCGGCGATGGACTTGGTCGCTTCAGCGTTGACGCGCGAGCGCGTCGCGCTCGCCGAGATGGACCCGCAGAGCGATGAAGCCCGCTATTGCCTCGGCGAGTACTATGCCGAGCTCGGCCGCCGCTTCAAGCAGGGTTTTGACGTCTCATTGTCGCGCGATCCTGACGCCAAGGACATGCGCCGTCCGTGCGGCACGTTCATCGTGGCAATGTCGGACACGCTGCCGATCGGCTGTGTCGGGCTGAAGGGTACGGATCACGGCTACGCCGAGATCAAGCGCCTGTGGGTCGCGCCCGCCGCGCGCGGATTGCGGCTCGGCCGGCTCCTGATGGACGCGACCGAGGATGCCGCGCGCGGGCTCGGCATCGCGCTGCTGCGGCTCGACACCAACAGCGCGCTGGCTGAAGCCGGCCAGCTCTACCGCACCACGGGCTGGCGCGAGATCCCGCGCTTCAACGACGATCCGTATCCGGATCTGTTTTTCGAAAAACGTCTGTAG
- a CDS encoding ester cyclase: protein MTRDDLADLYRGYIACLNRQDWPALGQFVHESVAHNARQVGLPGYRAMLEQDYREIPDLHFNIALLISDPPNIAARLQFDCTPAGTFLALPVNGKRVSFSENVFYEFREGKIWRVWSVIEKTAIEAQLSRAES from the coding sequence ATGACAAGAGACGACCTCGCCGACCTCTACCGCGGTTACATCGCCTGCCTGAACCGGCAGGACTGGCCGGCACTCGGACAGTTTGTGCATGAGAGCGTCGCTCACAACGCACGACAGGTCGGGCTCCCCGGTTATCGCGCAATGCTGGAGCAGGATTATCGCGAGATTCCGGATCTGCATTTCAACATCGCGTTGCTGATCTCCGATCCGCCCAACATCGCCGCCCGACTCCAATTCGATTGCACGCCGGCGGGGACATTCCTGGCGCTTCCTGTGAACGGCAAGCGCGTGTCCTTCTCGGAGAACGTGTTCTACGAGTTCCGAGAAGGAAAGATCTGGCGGGTATGGTCGGTGATCGAAAAGACCGCGATCGAAGCACAGCTCTCGCGCGCGGAGAGCTGA
- a CDS encoding MFS transporter encodes MNASSYRWVIVAAGGLLGCVAIGGMFSLPVFLQPIAKDTGWSVTGISGAMTIGFLAMAFTSMVWGTLSDRFGPLPVVLTGSIVLTLSLFAASHATSLLTFQIVFGLLTGASCAAIFAPMMATVTGWFDTHRSLAVSLVSAGMGVAPMTMAPLAAWLVSNHDWRTAMQIVALVVGAIMIPVALLVRRPPALAHAMAARAGEGAGQNEMSMGEALRSPQFLILLATNFFCCATHSGPIIHTVSYAVSCGIPLVAAVTIYSIEGFAGLGGRIAFGLLGDRFGAKRVLVSGLLLQAFGALAYVVAHQLATFYVVGAVFGFIYAGTMPLYAVLIRENFPLRMMGTVIGGTAMAGSLGMATGPLAGGLIYDAFASYAWLYVASWAMGLGAFLMAMNFRPFARPQGEAAAPATA; translated from the coding sequence ATGAATGCTTCCTCCTATCGCTGGGTGATCGTCGCCGCCGGCGGCTTGCTTGGCTGTGTCGCCATCGGCGGCATGTTTTCGCTGCCGGTGTTCCTGCAGCCGATCGCCAAGGACACCGGCTGGTCGGTCACCGGCATCTCCGGCGCGATGACGATCGGCTTTCTGGCGATGGCTTTCACCAGCATGGTGTGGGGCACGCTGAGCGACAGGTTCGGCCCGCTCCCGGTCGTGCTGACGGGATCAATCGTGCTGACGCTGAGCCTGTTCGCCGCGAGCCATGCGACGTCGCTGCTGACGTTCCAGATCGTGTTCGGCCTCCTGACCGGCGCCTCCTGCGCGGCGATCTTCGCGCCGATGATGGCGACCGTCACCGGCTGGTTCGACACCCATCGCAGCCTCGCGGTGTCGCTGGTGTCGGCCGGCATGGGCGTGGCGCCGATGACGATGGCGCCGCTCGCGGCGTGGCTCGTCTCCAACCATGACTGGCGCACCGCGATGCAGATCGTGGCGCTGGTGGTCGGCGCCATCATGATCCCGGTGGCGCTGCTGGTGCGCCGTCCGCCCGCGCTCGCGCACGCCATGGCCGCGCGGGCGGGCGAGGGCGCCGGGCAGAACGAGATGTCGATGGGCGAGGCGCTGCGCTCGCCGCAATTCCTGATCCTGCTCGCGACCAATTTCTTCTGCTGCGCCACCCATTCCGGTCCGATCATCCACACCGTCAGCTATGCCGTCAGCTGCGGCATTCCGCTGGTCGCGGCGGTGACGATCTACAGCATCGAGGGCTTTGCCGGCCTCGGCGGGCGCATCGCCTTCGGCTTGCTGGGCGACCGCTTTGGCGCCAAGCGGGTGCTGGTCTCGGGCCTGCTGCTGCAGGCATTCGGCGCGCTCGCCTATGTCGTCGCGCATCAGCTCGCGACGTTCTACGTGGTCGGCGCCGTCTTCGGCTTCATTTATGCCGGCACCATGCCGCTCTATGCGGTGCTGATCCGCGAAAACTTTCCGCTACGCATGATGGGCACGGTGATCGGCGGCACGGCGATGGCCGGCAGCCTCGGCATGGCGACCGGCCCGCTCGCCGGCGGGCTGATCTACGACGCGTTCGCCAGCTACGCCTGGCTCTATGTCGCCTCCTGGGCGATGGGCCTCGGCGCCTTCCTGATGGCGATGAATTTCAGGCCGTTCGCAAGGCCGCAGGGCGAGGCGGCAGCGCCAGCGACGGCGTGA